GCACCATGCCATATTAAAAGCAAGCACCTCAGGTCCAAATGTCTGAACAACCCCATGACCATTATGTTTGGATGTAGGGGGAGAGTCCAAGTTTCCAACATCTTGTATTGAATTTTGAAGCTGACATACTGAATTCAAGATTTCCCACTTGTCCACAAGAGAGGGGTGAACACTTCTAAATGTAGACCCCATACCCCCACAGAAAACATCTAGCAGCTGAGAAAATTAGCCTCCAAGGTTCAACTATTAGAAcctcgggggcggagcctgacctccgAGCTGTGCAGACGTGGGCAGCACAAGCTCTTGCCTGGCGGGGTATAATCAGCAGCTACATAGCCACAAGACTTACCGGGGTGCACTACCCATGTTGGGGGTGCACTGCTGAATCGAGTGACACCTCTCTGGAGCCCGTCAGGACCTGGAAACTGGAACGCCATGCCACTGCCTACTAAAGTGGGAGCTGGGGAGAGGCAACGGACGGCAACAGGAGGGACACCTCCAGGCAACACACCCACCCAAACGCTTAACCGCAGCAACGACCGCCTGCCTAGGTCGAAAGCCACCAGAGGCATGACCTTGAGACATCGACCACACGGGAGGAATGTCGCACGCCGCTGGCGGCAGATGCCTCCTCGATCTTCCAACTGCCCCTTGGAGGGGCCAGGACTTGGCTGTGAAAAGGTACCGAGTCCGTGGACAGAGGGTGTTGACAAAGGCATCGGGCTGGAGGCATATCTCTCTTACCTATCGCCCCCCAGCTGATCCCGGGACCCCAGGAAATTGGCTGACATGTCTGCGGACCCGTAGTCTGGCAAGTGGAAGCCGATGAGGAAGGCGAAGGCCATTAAGGACTGAGCCCAGCGAGCAGTATTCACTGCCTTTTTAATGttaaagttaccgtatatactcaagtataagccgtcagctcccttctcctccgcgccggtccggtcagcacctctgtcagctcacactgtaagtctcgcgagagccgcggggtcatagtgcggctctcgcgagacttacagtgtgagctgacagaggtgctgaacggaccggcgcggaggagaagggagctgacaggagctgcaggagaggtaagtaaacgctctgcagccccctcctacacagttcccatccactggaccaccagggagtgagagcccccccccccaccatggaCTGTGAAATGAGCAACCTTGGGTCAAAAAAGAGTGAAAAAAGTACCTCATTAGAGGAACCAGGATAATTCTCTGACAGAGATCTGAAGAGTCACCATTGTTGTAGGGGTCCAAAGGTAAAAGATAGCAAAATATATTGTGTCCAAGGGCGCTACCAAGATTCAAAATCCACATCAATCTTCCAGAGCTAGAAAACATGAGACGGATAGAGCAAAGCTTTGGCGACAGGAGTCCATGAGGAAGATTCTCATGGTGGCCATTTTCAGTACCAAACTTAGAAAGGATACCATATCCCTGGTATTGGGAACTAGGGAATTCTTAGATGAGTTGGCATGCTATCCATAGTCTCACACTAATAAGAGAAGTTGATTAATTGGAAGGACTGCTTGATTGGCTGGAGAAGGACGTCATCCAGGTTTAGGGGAGCTGAAAGGCTGGGATTGTGTTCCCAAGGCAGGGCACCAAACACTTTGGTAAAGACTTGCAGGGCCATGGCTATACCACAAGGTAGCATAACAAACAATCACGATCCAAGAACACAAGAGACAAACTTATAGTGATCAGGGTTGATAGGGATAATTCATAAATTTTCGACTTGTAGGAACCTTCCTACAAAGAGGGAAAAAACAACCTCAGGGTTTCCATACAGAAGGTGGGAACTTGCAGAAACCTATTTAAGACCTTAGCTGTAGCATGAATCCATGATATTGAACACCCAATGGTCTCTTATGGAACAGTGTTTTTCATCTATTTTTAAGATGTTGTAGaaattaatacacacacaatgcatctactTCACAAAgactgcattccttacacacacacactgcttccactatacaaatacacatgGCACCCAGCACAcaaactacattcactatacacacacactccttccactatagaaacacacactgcacactacacacactgcacccgttacaaacaaactgcatccacttcacaaacacacacacactgcatccaatatacatacacactgcatccaccacacaaacactatttccactatgcaaacacacactgcatccaccacatatacactgcatacaatatatacacagactgcatacactatacacactacatttcttacacacaaattggattaaatatacaaacacacacgctgcatccactgTACACGCATGATGGTGGAATGGGTGGTGGGCCATGTGGGCAGACTCCAGGTGGGCCCCAGGCTTTGAGTTGTGTAAGGGGCTCCAACATTTCTAATAGAAGCCCTGTACAAGTATATGTGTAGCAGATATCTGGAAGAGTATTGCAACAAGCTATAAATCTCCAtaatctggaaaaaaacaaaaacgctcATTAAAAAAGGGGGCTAAATGATAACTTGTCCAAAGGAACCCACTGAAGAGTTGTGAGCTTAGACAACATGAAGATAACCTCCAGCAAAGGTTAACTTAGACAACTGTTCAGGACTATATGGACTTCAAAATGCTGTATtttctagggatcgaccgattatcggttttaccaatattatcggccgatattcagtatttttggcaatatcggtatcggccaataaagataccgatattgccgataatacataccaggaccgtcgggctcattacaagcccgcacggtcctgggggggcccgcAGGAAGCTGTTAAttagctccccagtgtaaattttGCGAGTCCCGCgcccgcagagcgttgccacgggttaccatggcaatgctccgcgcggcacgcagaccttcagatttacactggggagctggaggagctgctgggaggtaaggaacagcttcctgcggcccccccccactgctcagtacatgccactgaaccaccagggaatgccatagtcCCCCTCcttggccaggcaacaagcagggaggggggactaaaaaataaataaaacataaataattttatacaaaataaaattaaaataaaaaaatacccccccccccctttacacaaattacatcctatcagaaacacacacacactctgcattatatacacacactacacacactctgcattataaacacacattgcattatatacacactgcattatatacacactacacaaacacactctgcattcattatatacacacactacacaaacacacactgcattcattatatacacacactacacacactctgcattatatacacacactgcattatacacacactacacacactctgcattatatacacacactgcattatatatacacacaccgcattcattatatacacacaccaaaaacacacacacactgcattcattatatacacacactatacaatcacacacactctgcattcattatatacacacactacacaaacacagcattcactacacacacactgcattcactttatgcacactacacacacactgcattcactttacgcacactacacacacactgcattcactttacgcacaccacacacactgcattcactatatatacacacactacacaaacactcactgcattcactagacacactacacaaacacaccctgcattcattatatacacactatacaaatacacactgcatccactacacaaacacacacagctcccctgtctaaacacactgcatctactacatgtggcatgtatattttgtgcatttaccttttgaaatagtttttttttttcaaaatggtaaatgtacagaatatcagcaagttatcagctatcggcctgaaagttcacagattatcggtatcggtatcggctctaaaaattaATATCGGTTGATCCCTAGTATTTCCTCTTGTTTCCTGAAAAAAATAGTGAAAATACAAGAGCCATAGTGATCCATGAGCTAAAACCTTGGAAAACCATGGAGACTAACAAGAAACACatagataatgtattaaaatatatgcaaaaacaataaattaaatttataaaaagatgtttaaataaaaaattatttttttataaaaaaagatgCACTTGAAGTGCCTGCATTTATGGCGAATCCCCAGACTTGAAGCTTCTACAGTAAACCAATCTCACCAAAAGTGACTCATCTGATGCTAATCCTAATCTTTTATAGTATCATacctcctaacatttcaaatggacaaacagAGACACTTTAACTTTAGGGAATACGAGTAATTTTGAAAACACATCTATtgcagtattattgctggggagttctgttatacattcaaacacacaaacaatactGAGCTCCTAGAAAACACATATTAGATATTAGAAGAGAAAAGAGGAAcaaagggatttgggcccaaatatagagactgtccctcctaaatataaACATTTGGGAGGTATGTAGTAGTGCTACAGCATATATCCCATAAACAGTGCTTTATGGTCACAGTGATGGTTTCTGGGTGTTGAGGTACATTGTCAGCTTTCTATCTCTTGTCATTACATTGTGCACGTTAGTATTTTAGTACTTACATTGGGATGAAGAGAAAGAAAGGGTAAGCGTTTATAGGAAaagtaattaaacaaaaaaagcaacacaaaaaaactaaagaagGTTAATTCAAATAAACACCTATTATAGCTGATTGTAACACAATCAGCAAATTTCAGGTAACATGATTGAGTGCCTGGAGTACCCTTTAACTGACTGAATAAAACAAAGCAGAAATTACAAAACATTCTCAGGTTTATATTatcccattaaaggaacacaccaagatCCCACAGAGCTAATCCCTGCACGGCAAGGCTTAACTCAGGAGAGCTATCAAAATTTCATATTTAGGAACTTCAAACTTTCTGGCGTTTGTAGTGGAGGCTGGGAGTGGCGATAGCTGGAAGTTAGGGTCCAAGCCCTTAGGAGGAGCTGATACCACCATACTGACCTCTGTCTCCAATCCAACACGTTTGGATAGAGAGACAAAACCTCTTTTTGATTTTGAAGTGGTGATACCCCATGTAAAAGTCATGCCATTCAAAAACATTTGACTACTAACAATAAGGTAAGCCTGGCATCATAGGTCCTGGCATCATATCCACTGCagtgagttgtagtggttatggtgctcagaatgttcctttaactaataGTATGTATATTATAGGAAcccttttattttgtatatgtttctTAAAAAGAGAActcatatatatttatcacaATTAAATGTTTACCTCTGGTGGCTTGAAGTTCAACGCTTCTTGCCTAGGTTGCCAAAAAATGGAAATGTCATTCTGCAAAGTCTTTGTCGATTTTTCAATCTGTAGCATTTCTAAACACTGAGTCAGTGCTTCTGAGCCAGAATCTGTCAGTAGGAAATCTGATTGTGTCAATTTACTGGACGAATGCTTAGAACTAACCAACGGAGAAGCAGTTTTATTCTCATAGCTCTTCAAAAGCTTTTCAACAACTCTATAATTGGACCTGGAGTCTGCAGAGCGAGGTCGTCCTGACAAATTGCTTGGCTTCCAGTTGTGCTCCTGTAACATAGTCTGGTAGCTGCTTGTATTATGCGTTTCAGTCGTTTGAAAGGGTTGACTTGCCACTTTCACACTCTTGCTATTACTATGAAGGTTGCGGTCTACAGACGCTTGCACAGTTTTTTCAGGAGCATGTGTGCATGTGCTTGTACTGGTAGTAACAATTGTAGGACAGTCACATAATGAATGATTCCAAGACTCTTCATTACCAATTTGGGACATGTCGAGAGGTAGTTCAGGAAATAATTCACTGCCTTTGCCTGTTTTAAATACAGTTCTATTAAATTCATCAATCTTTGCTGCAAGCTTTCCATTTTTCATTGTACTATTATAACTAGAACCACAACCCAAAGGAGAATGTTCTAACAATAACATATCCGAATGCATATTTCCAGTACATTGTAAGTCACATGAAGAAGCGGGGACATTTCGGTTATCTTTTTCAGCACATGCTTTCTTATTTAAGAAAGTCTTTGTCATATTGTCTTCAAGTGTATTAAAATCACAAAGAACCTGCATGTGGCATATCCCGTCATAGTTTGTATTAACCATAAACTCTGCATGGTTATCAACCACCTCCTTCTTACTTGCAGTGGGGTAGGCATCGGGACATATTTTGCTTTTATTAGACAATAGTGTTTTATCCATTTCAGGAAACTGTGAATTTGTTAAGTGCCATGAGAAACACCAGGATGGATATGATGAATCTTGTACTTCCAAAGGCATGTCCACTAGTTCCGAATGTGCACTCAAATTGTCACACAAGGTGGCTTTCATGTTAGTGGTACCCTTGGATTTATTTTCACCAATATTTTGGGTATTTTTGCTTAAAAAAATGTTCTCAACTTTTGAAGCTTTGTCTTTTGCTTCTTTGGCTTGTCCAATGGATGGAACTGACACAATTCTGTTCatttgaaaagaaataaaaaaatgtaattatatataatttatttgtaaCATACATTTAAATTGCTTAATATTATATATGAATAACCATTAGCAAAATGATAATTGTTGTAATTAAAATTGGTGAACTGTCAAAGTGTTATATTTTAGGATGTACTAGTATTTAGTTTTTTCTATGGGAGCATGTTATACTCACCATGCATTGAGGATGGTTAAAAAGTGAGGTCCCATTTTTGCCCTAGTTAGCTCCGGCATGCTACTCAAAGCTGAGGCAGAGCTTGCCAACCAGTTAAGAAAGCAGCTAAGCCTGCTAATCAGAGAAGACAGATAAGACAGGGTGAATGTTTACTCTAAATGTTCTTGAAGGAGGAGGTCTATTTTAAATAGTCTAATGAACAAGGATGTCCCTTCTATGGAAATAATACCATTgaacaaaacattgaaaatcacatatAACCTTTTTTAATGAGTCCAATTTtctcttaaatatatataaatatataaaaaaagatttagCAATAGATATAACAATCCAGCTGACTGACAGTGAACACATATTGTTTTAGAGGTGGAGAAACATTGTGACTTACACATAAAGTGTTGTGTTTGTATGGATTTGTTTGGCATGTTTGGAAATGTACTATCTTTAGTGTGCCTTAAAGTTCATTTTTTCTAACATAACTTTTTTCCTTAATACTGCTGCGTGCTATATATAAAAAGGGGGCACTGTTCTCATCCTCACGTGTGTAATTTTCTTTAACTATGtaagatatattttatttattattttaattttaactgaACTATTTCGCCTAGTTATTTCTTAACAATAGTATCATTAGACTCACAAACACTTATTTTGAAACTATGCagtctgtaaaaaaaatttaaaataaataagctaGGAAAATGACACTGATAAATGAGCCACACAACTTGACTAGCAAGGAAACAATTATTCTCAGAGATTACGGCATGTCAGAACAGGAACAAAATGTGCCAATGTCTGAAGATGTGAAAAACAAGCATGACACTTTTACTACATAAACCCATTGTTTATTGTTTGTAACACTATGGATTTGATTctagatggaggcacccagttccaGAATATAGATAAATATAGGGATGTGAATtactaatgttattttattttgccaACGGTTATACTTTAATGAGAAGGTTGACATTACTAATTGGGAACAGTGATTAATTATTTCTATTGAATAATCTATTTTCTTTCAGACAGATGCATTCAGGCAGTGAAGTTCCGCAAAAAACACTTGCGATTCTTTTTGAGCACTATAAAATCATTGCATTCATAGGTTTTCTTACTTTAAAAGAAGCAAaagttattttagattttagtgACCATTTAACTAGTAGCAAAAACATGTACTACCAAAGACAATCACACTGAAGAGAACACTACAGCGCTAGtattacaaagctgtattcctaatgaTAT
This region of Pelobates fuscus isolate aPelFus1 chromosome 2, aPelFus1.pri, whole genome shotgun sequence genomic DNA includes:
- the MTCL3 gene encoding microtubule cross-linking factor 3 isoform X3, whose amino-acid sequence is MWNGDQPQFCHCHGHRCRYESWNFSDTISKVRDRDRSRSPSNNITPSSEATKGDTQRDDKYGFYKQHLRLKRKLEKVKTFHEKEREIWAKEKELLLKEITEIKAGENKGILLELKTVLEVIQTEQRKEEKKWTDFLLQFLSDRCGWELERRELQHHASQLYQEVKLRRENKLNEEDTEIKGKTLPFSAPFVYGEPNEQNHTTKHIQQYNAINNNKEPSTRTLSKVYPNLSEEPILELPHHKLEHENCFDHKMSKTDNDTLNDALKEIARVSEELCKYQEEIRKKTSCKKIVSVPSIGQAKEAKDKASKVENIFLSKNTQNIGENKSKGTTNMKATLCDNLSAHSELVDMPLEVQDSSYPSWCFSWHLTNSQFPEMDKTLLSNKSKICPDAYPTASKKEVVDNHAEFMVNTNYDGICHMQVLCDFNTLEDNMTKTFLNKKACAEKDNRNVPASSCDLQCTGNMHSDMLLLEHSPLGCGSSYNSTMKNGKLAAKIDEFNRTVFKTGKGSELFPELPLDMSQIGNEESWNHSLCDCPTIVTTSTSTCTHAPEKTVQASVDRNLHSNSKSVKVASQPFQTTETHNTSSYQTMLQEHNWKPSNLSGRPRSADSRSNYRVVEKLLKSYENKTASPLVSSKHSSSKLTQSDFLLTDSGSEALTQCLEMLQIEKSTKTLQNDISIFWQPRQEALNFKPPETSSSTTSPNGKGFSRPARPTNQRPPSRWASTRSSSRSSAIMRTEN
- the MTCL3 gene encoding microtubule cross-linking factor 3 isoform X5; protein product: MELRRQIENNERNWKVEKMELMERFDSERREWESQWKIMQRKIEELYQEVKLRRENKLNEEDTEIKGKTLPFSAPFVYGEPNEQNHTTKHIQQYNAINNNKEPSTRTLSKVYPNLSEEPILELPHHKLEHENCFDHKMSKTDNDTLNDALKEIARVSEELCKYQEEIRKKTSCKKIVSVPSIGQAKEAKDKASKVENIFLSKNTQNIGENKSKGTTNMKATLCDNLSAHSELVDMPLEVQDSSYPSWCFSWHLTNSQFPEMDKTLLSNKSKICPDAYPTASKKEVVDNHAEFMVNTNYDGICHMQVLCDFNTLEDNMTKTFLNKKACAEKDNRNVPASSCDLQCTGNMHSDMLLLEHSPLGCGSSYNSTMKNGKLAAKIDEFNRTVFKTGKGSELFPELPLDMSQIGNEESWNHSLCDCPTIVTTSTSTCTHAPEKTVQASVDRNLHSNSKSVKVASQPFQTTETHNTSSYQTMLQEHNWKPSNLSGRPRSADSRSNYRVVEKLLKSYENKTASPLVSSKHSSSKLTQSDFLLTDSGSEALTQCLEMLQIEKSTKTLQNDISIFWQPRQEALNFKPPETSSSTTSPNGKGFSRPARPTNQRPPSRWASTRSSSRSSAIMRTEN
- the MTCL3 gene encoding microtubule cross-linking factor 3 isoform X2; this translates as MWNGDQPQFCHCHGHRCRYESWNFSDTISKVRDRDRSRSPSNNITPSSEATKGDTQRDDKYGFYKQHLRLKRKLEKVKTFHEKEREIWAKEKELLLKEITEIKAGENKGILLELKTVLEVIQTEQRKEEKKWTDFLLQFLSDRCGWELERRELQHHASQPGANSAKICTNKTTPIIHKDQRKEREVQKRLLEDTHSAAMELRRQIENNERNWKVEKMELMERFDSERREWESQWKIMQRKIEELYQEVKLRRENKLNEEDTEIKGKTLPFSAPFVYGEPNEQNHTTKHIQQYNAINNNKEPSTRTLSKVYPNLSEEPILELPHHKLEHENCFDHKMSKTDNDTLNDALKEIARVSEELCKYQEEIRKKTSCKKIVSVPSIGQAKEAKDKASKVENIFLSKNTQNIGENKSKGTTNMKATLCDNLSAHSELVDMPLEVQDSSYPSWCFSWHLTNSQFPEMDKTLLSNKSKICPDAYPTASKKEVVDNHAEFMVNTNYDGICHMQVLCDFNTLEDNMTKTFLNKKACAEKDNRNVPASSCDLQCTGNMHSDMLLLEHSPLGCGSSYNSTMKNGKLAAKIDEFNRTVFKTGKGSELFPELPLDMSQIGNEESWNHSLCDCPTIVTTSTSTCTHAPEKTVQASVDRNLHSNSKSVKVASQPFQTTETHNTSSYQTMLQEHNWKPSNLSGRPRSADSRSNYRVVEKLLKSYENKTASPLVSSKHSSSKLTQSDFLLTDSGSEALTQCLEMLQIEKSTKTLQNDISIFWQPRQEALNFKPPESVKGYSRHSIMLPEIC